The genomic region GCGGCGACTTACAGCTTGATCTGACGCCGAGCAATGCCGAGAAATATAGGAGCGATGATGACACGAATTCGGGCAATATCATACGCTGCCGCGATCGTTGTGCTGGGCGTCCTTCCAATCGCGGGATGCGGCGGCCGGACGGCGACGGGCAGCGCGCCGGCGGCTGCTACTCCGCAAAGCGAAGCTCAGACGCAGGCGGCGAAGTGGGATGCGCAGGCGGCCAATTTGAGGGCGGCGCAGCAGGCCCAGCAAAATGGGGCGCCGCGCTGAAAGTTTGTGCATGATCGACATTTCCGTGAACCGATGATGGGATATCCCGTCATCGGTTCTTTTTGCACGTAACGCCTGTCTTTGGCCGTATAATAAAAGGATGAATACCGATCGAGTTTCCTTGCATGGCTAAAAAAGGACCGACGATCAAGGATGTCGCCGCCCATGCCGGGGTCAGCGTGATGGCGGTCTCACGCGTCTGTAATCCGAACGGCGCCGGACAGGTCTCGGAGGCGATGCGTCGCAAGGTGATGGAGGCGATCGAGACGCTGGGGTATCGCCCGGACACTCTGGCGCAATCGTTGCGCCGGCGCCGGTCCGACACGGTGGGCTTCTATAGTAATTATCATGGGGCGTTTGTTTCGGATGATGAATTTGGGCGCAGCATCTTCACCGGTCTTCAGGATGCTTCGACGGAGCTTGAGCAGGATCTGCTGATCTTCACGGTCCCTGAGACGCCGCAAGCGCCGAGCAAGATCGTGCATGAACTGAGCACGAGCAAAGTGGACGGCGTGATCTTCCTGCCGCGCGCCGGCGACGAGGAGCTGGCGAAACTGCTGATCGCCTCGCATCAAAATGTGATCGCGATTGGTGAAGCCATTTCCGGAATGACGTCGGTGACCGCGCAGGACATCGACGGCTCGCGTCGTCTTGCCGAGCACCTGCATTCGCGCGGGCACCGGCATGTGATGTATCGCCAATGCGGGTATGGCCTGGTGTCTGGAGAGCGTAGAGCGGCCTCGTTCCGGGCGGCGGCGGACGCGCTTGGCATGCAAGTTACGGGGACGCGGACGTCCAGCATCATGGACGATTTGGATGATGAGGAACGCGAGCGGATCCGAACCGCCCAGGACAGCAATCTGACGGCGATCGTGGGCTGGCGCGACATGTCGGCGGTGAAGGCGGTTGTTTATTGCCGGGAAATCGGCTTGCGAATTCCCACGGAGATGGCGGTCGCTGGGTTCGACGCCCTTACCCCGTTTCTCTGTCCGCCCGAAATTAATCTGACGACCATTGAAGTCGACTGGGCGCGGATCGCGAAGCGCGCGGTCGGCTATGTCGTCAACGGCGGCGATTTTTCCGGGCCTGGCGAGCCCGGGGATGTGGTCGTCCATCGAGACGGCGCAGTGGAAATCGCGATCGATTGTCCGCTCGTGATCGGCAATACGACGTGACCTGGGACGGCGCGAGGATAGGATCGAAATCGTGATGGGGAAAAAGGCGCCGACACTCAAGGATGTCGCCCAGAGGGCCGGCGTCAGCCGGATGGCGGTGTCGGCGGTGATCAACAACATGCAGTCCACGGTGCGCGTGGCGCCGGCGACGCGCGAGCGGATCTTCGAGGCGATGGCCGAGCTGCGTTATCAGCCGAATGTGACCGCGCGCTCACTGCGCCGGCAGCAGACCGACACGATCGGTTTCTATAACGGGCACGGCTACATCGATATGCGCGATCCGTTCGCCCCGAGCGTCTTCCAGGGGCTTCAGTCCGCCGCGTCCTCGTTTTCCAATCACTTGCTGCTGTATAATGGTTTTCACTTGAAGGAGCAGGACGCCGTACGCCATAAGCTGCTGAGCAGCAAGGCCGACGGGGTGGTGATCTGGCCCGCGCCGGGCGATGAGGCCCTGGTGGCGTCGCTCGCGGGAACCGATAAGCCGCTGATCCAGTTCGCCGAAGCTTATCCCGGCCTGCCGGCCGTCGTCACCGACGATTACCGAGGCGCGCACGCGCTGGCCGCGCATCTAGCCGAGCGCGGACGCACGAATATCCTGTTCCGTCGCGGCGTCGCGCCATTACGGTCCGAGGTCGATCGGTATCAAGCCTTTGCCGACGCCGCCGGGGAATTCGGTCTTTCCCTCACCACGACCATGCCGGCGGACCGGTTCGACCACCTGACCGACCAGGAAAAAGAGCTGATCCGGCGCGGCTCGCCCGCCGGCCCATTCTCCGCCGTCGCCTGCTGGCACGACGCTTCGGCGATGCAGGTGATGCGGCACTGCTTGCGCGAAGGTATCCAGGTTCCGGACGACATCGCCCTCGCCGGCATCGACGGCTTCGCCTGGCGCGAATTCCCCCCGGAGCGCCCGCTGACGACGGTCGTGATCGACTGGTCGCTCCTCGCCCACCAATGCGTCGAACTGCTGATCGAACGCGTCCACGGCCGCGAAATCCCCGATCGCACCATTGTTCCGGGACGCCTGCGGATTGGGGCGACGACTTAGAAGAAGGAGGGGCCCTCACCCCCCTCCACCCGCAAGCGGGTACCCGGCTCTCCCAAAATTGGGAGAGGGGGAGTCAGAGTTTTAGTGATAAGATCTTTTGGATCAAAGATCCAAAATCTTTCTCTTAACCCTCTCCTAAGATTGGGAGAGGGTGGCCCGAAGGGCCGGGTGAGGGCCGCCTCCCGATCCTACCCCTTCTCCCCAAACACATCGAAGCTGTAGAGCGAGTAGCCGAACTGGGTCGCGCGCTTCTTGCCCAGCATGCGGACCCATCGCGCCTTGACCGGAGCAAATGAGATGGTTTCTAAGTCCCCCTGGCCTTTCGTGGTGGAGTAGACGGTTTTCCAGTCCTGGCCGTCGTCGCTGACCTGGATGTCGTAGGCTGACGCGTAGGCGGCTTCCCAAACGATGTTGACGCGCGCGACGGTGGTCGGCGCGCCCAGGTCCACGGCGATCCATTGCGGATCGGACGGGGCGGAGGACCAGCGGGTGCCGGAATCTCCGTCCACCGCGTATTCGGGCGGGGTGTCTTCGCCCGACTGTATGGAGGAGGCCAGGACGGGTTTGCCGGTCGCGAGCGATGGCTTGACCATCGGCGGGGCGGGGATTCCCATGCCAGGGACGGACTGCGTCCAGTCCGAAGTGAGGCGCAGGTCGGTTTTGAGCGGCAGGTCGCGGGAGGAGGCGCCGACTTCGACCTCGTAATTGCCGCCATCGGCCTTCCACTGCTTGCCGGCGACATCGCAGTACGCCAGATCCCGCGGCGTGAGGGTGAACGTGGCGGTTTTGGTTTCTCCGGGCTGGAGGGCGATCTTAGCGAAGCCCTTGAGCTCGCGGACGGGCTTGTCGATCTTGGGGCTGGGATCGTGGACGTAAAGCTCGGCGATCTCGGATCCGGCGCGCTGTCCCGTGTTCGTAATATCGGCGGTGACGGTCACCTGACCGCTGGACGAGAGTTCGGGCGTGGCGATCTTGATATTCGAGTATTTGAACGTCGTGTAGGAGAGACCGTAGCCGAAGGGATAGATCGGCGCGACCTGTTTTTTGTCGAAATGCCGGTAGCCGACGTAAATCCCCTCGTCGTAATGCACCACGTTCTTGACGCCGGGGAAGTTGCCGAAGTCCGGGTAATCTTCACGGCGCGCGGCGATGGTGTCGGTCAGCTTGCCGGAGGGGTTGACGTCGCCAAACAGGATCGCCGCCAGCGCGTCGCCGCCTTCTTCGCCGGGCAGCCAGGCTTCGACAACTCCCGGGACTTTGGGCAGCCAGTCCGCCATCAGCACCGGAGCGCCGTTGTTGAGCACGACGATCGTATTTTTGTTCGCGGCGGCCACGGCGTGGACCAGTTCGGCCTGAACGCCATCGAGCGCCATCGACGACCGATCCGAGCCTTCGCCCTCATTCTGCGATCCGACAAAGACAATGGCGACATCGGATTTCTTCGCGGCCGCGATGGCGTCCGGGAACTGCGCGCCGCCGGGGAGGATCCAGTTCAGACGCAGCAGCGACCCGCCGGCGCCCTGATAGTAGTCCACGCGGATATCGTACTGACGGCCCGCGACAAGATCGATCTTGCCGATGACCGGGGCGCCGCCGCTGTCGATCCAGTGATCGATAATGGTCTTGCCGTCGATGACCAATCGACAGCCGTCGTCAGCCGCCAGGGCGAAGGTGTAAGATCCTGTCGCCGGCGCCGTCAGCTTCCCGGTCCATCGCACGCTGAACTTCGTCTCTCCGATCCCTTTGGGGCGCTGAGAGGAATCCCATTGGAATTGGAGCTGTGGATCGGTACGCGTCGCCACCGGCTTGCCTTTCAGCTCGGTATTGTCGAAATACTGGCCGCGCAGGCCGTGCTGCTTTGAATCCGTATCGGGGCTCAGCGCGCTTTCGGGAACCACGGCGCTGCCTGAGCCGAGATCGGAGGCCGAGGCGTAGTTGATTTTGACCCGGTCGCCGGCGCGGTTTACGATGCCCTGATATCCCGAGACGCTGAAGTAAGGCGTGACTGTGGGGCTGCCGCCTGACGCAAACTGCCAGTTCTTGGCGCGCGGGCCGATCACGGCGATGGATTGCAGCTTGGCGGCGTCCAGAGGCAGGATGCCCCCCTCGTTTTTGAGCAGGACCATGCCCTTCTCCGCCGCTTCTTTGGCGAGGCGCTGATGTTCGGGAGAATCGACCACGCCGGCGTCGGGCGTGCGAGTCCCGTCGAGCAGGCCGACGCGGATCACCGTGCGCAGGATGCGCTTCACGGAGTCGTCGATCGCTTCCTGGCGCACCGTTCCGGCGCGCAGCGCTTTGGCGAGTTTATCGTGAGTGACAAGGCCCGGCCCCGGCATCTCCAGATCGTTTCCGGCGTTGACGACTTCCCCGGTCGCGTGCACGGCGCCCCAGTCGGACATGACCAGACCGTCAAAACCCCATTCGTTTTTCAGAATTTCGGTCAGTAGATACCAATTGGCCGTCGCATGGTAGCCGTTGATCCGGTTATAACTGGACATGATCGTCCAGACATGGCCCTCGCGCACGGCGGCCTCAAATGCGGGCAGGTAGATCTCGCGCAGGGCGCGGTCGCCCACACGGACATCCACTTCGCCGCGGTCCACTTCTTCGTTGTTGCAGGCGAAGTGCTTGACGCAGGCTCCGGCCCCCGTGCTCTGCATTCCCAGGATATAGGGAACGACCATCTGCGACGCCAGATACGGGTCCTCGCTCATATACTCCGAGTTGCGGCCGCCCAGCGGCGACCGGTGGATATTGACCGCCGGCCCCAGCATGACCTCGACCCCCGGTCCTTTGTTCAGCGCCTCCATACCGATGGCCTGACCGACCCGGCCGATCAGATCCCGGTCCCACGACGACGCGACACAAACGCCGCAGGGGAACGCCGTCGCCGGCCCCGTCGTGTCGTCCGGGCCGCCGCGCACGCCCGAGCCGGCGTCGGCCATCGCCATTGCCGGGACGCCCAGGCGCAGGATCGGCTGCGTGGTAAAGCCCGTCCCCGTGAGAAAGGAGAGCTTCTCATCCTGAGTCATCTTGCCGAACAGATCGCTGACCCGCGCCTCCAGCGGCGCGGTCCGGTCTTGGTAGGGGGAGATCGCCTGCGCGTGGGTCAATGTGACCGGAGCCAGGAGAGCGGCGGCGGCCAGCGTGAATCGTAGGAAGGAGCGTGCGGGAGCAAAAGAAGTCATGTTTCAACGGAGCCTTTCGGAGATATTGGTTCTCTTCGCCATGATGCCGGCGTGCGATGGCGCCACGAATGTATATTATGGCGCCATCTTCGGCCAGATGAGCCATCCGTGGCGACACAGAGATAGGAATGAGATATAATAACAGCAATGACGGCAATTATCCCGCCGGTCATTGGAATGGTGGTCGCTGTTGAAATCGGTTCGCGAGGAGAACAATCGGGTCACGCTTAAGGATGTCGCCAAACGCGTCGGCGTGAGCTATAACGCCGTGTCGAAAGTCCTCAACCAGACGCGATCGAATACGGCCGTCTCGGAATCCACGCGCGCCCGCATTCTTGAAGTCGCGGCGGAGATGGGGTATCAGCCCAACATCCTGGCCCGCTCGCTGCTCAATCGCAGGACCAACATCACCGCCCTTTATTTCGATCTTCTGCTGCATACCGACGAGCCGTTCACGTCCTCGGTCATCGCCGGCGCGGAGCGCGGCTGCCAGGCGTACGGCCAGTCGCTGCTGCTTTACAGCCGGCGTCCCAACCAGACGGCTCAGGAAGTCCACCAGCAGCTCGTCAACGGTCTGGTCGACGGCATCGTCCTGGCGGCGTACAGCGACCCGGTGCTGCTCCAGCTCCTCGAAAACGCCCATGTCCCCGTGGCGGTGTACCCATATCCCACGCTGAGCTTCCCTTCGGTGGCGGCGGACGAAATGGCGGGCGCGCGCGCCGTGATGCAGCATTTGAAGGAGCGCGGCCATACCGACATCGTCTATCGCGCCTTTCCCTGGATCGAGGAGAGCCGCAGCGCCTGTTTTCGCGCCGCGTCGGAGGCTCTGGGCTTGCGCATGACAAAAGTCCTCGCCGCGGACGCTTCGGGCAACATCAGCCGCGAGGAGCGCGAGCTGTATCACCGGCCGCGCGCCGATCGTCCCACCGCCGTCGTGTGCTGGAACGACGAGTTCGCCTATCGTCTTCTCGACTACCTCGACGACGAGCGTATCCGTGTCCCCGACGACCTCGCCGTCGTCGGCTTTGACGGCTCCTACACCTTCCCGAAGCCCAAGCGGAAACTGAGCACGGTCTTCGTCCCCTGGAACGACATGGCCTACCACGCCGTTTCCATGGTCACCGAACACGAAGGCCGGCAGTCCATGGAAGAGCACCTGACGTTTCCCGTCGAATTGATCGTTGGGCATACGACATAAGCGGCCTTCGGTCGTCGGCTTCGTCGTGATCCATCCTGCCCGAGCGACCTATCCCCGCGCTTCGATTGAACTCGGATCGTTTGCGCGCCTTGGGCGAGGGGGATTGCTGCGGTTGTCGTCACCCAGGCGCGAGGGAGGCGAGTACGCATCATATTTCCTGAAATTTCCGATTGGGGCGCGGCGTGAGACGTGTCAGCGGCCGGAAGAAATTCTCTTCCGGCCGCCATATGTTCTCGACGCCAAGGAGATGCCGGCGCTAAGGCTTCGTCGGCTGTCCGCTGGACTGTATTTGCGCGATGATCGACGCCTTCTGCTGCTGCGGGATATTAGGATTGTCCTGAATCTGCTTGATTGCCTTGGCCTTGCCTTCCTCGGCGTTGCCGACGATAGGCGAAGGAGACGTGGGCGCTGGGGCAGATGATTGACACCCGCTTGTGATCATTGCAGCCAGGATCACAAGCATACCGCATAGAAGCGGAATCCGTTTTTGGAGCGTCATCGCCATTCCTTCTATTGCCATTTGTCACAAGCGCTCGGCCCTGAGTTAGGAATTCCGTTCTTTGCTTCCGGATACCACGAGGACACTCCGTAAGGTGAATTTTCCTGGGCGGGGCCAAAAATGTATTTGCACCATCCAGAAACGCCGGCAAAAGTTCCGAGCTTCATGGATTTCACATGTCCGTCACAGAAGACCATGTTGCATGTGCCGGTGTGTCGGAAACGCGGCATCTGGGACGCGAGAGGATAGATGGCCCATTTGCCTTGGTCGGTGTCTCCGCGCGTCGGAGCGCTGAGATCGAAATTATTGTCCCACCAAGCCCATGCAACTGAAGAAAAACGTACGTCTGAAAAGTCGCTCGCAGAGCCGTTGGCTCCCATATAACCCTTTTCAACAATAAGCACTTTGTCAGCGGGATTGACAATCTGCGCGAGCGACGCGGAAGGATACTGAACACCGATATTATTTCCCCAAGCGAAATGGCTCATATCACCGCCAATCGCTTCATTCATGCCATATTGACGGGATGCATTCTGGACCGGAAAGTCAGGACAGTTCCAAACGCCGCCGGTCAACTCGAAGTGTCCTGTATTTGCGCTGGCTACCTGACTGCCGTTCTTTACATAAGGATTCACAACCCACTGCCAGGTAACAGGGTCGTTTGAACTCGATCCTGAAACTTTAGCCCAGTCTCCCGCATCGGATTCACGCTGAATGAGCGGGTAAATCTCATCGTAGTCCTGGACGTATTGCAGCATCGCTAGTCCAAGTTGTTTTTCATTGGAAAGACAGGAAATCTGACGCGCCTTTTCCCGAGCTTTGGCGAAAACCGGGAACAGAATAGCGGCTAGTATCGCAATGATAGCGATAACTACGAGGAGCTCAATGAGCGTAAATCCACGAGACTGATTGATCTTCAGCATGATGCTATCCTTTCTGGACAACGACGAACGGTTAATGAGTACTGGAAAAATGCGTCACAGACGCTGGTTTACGTTGGTTCCTTTTAGACTTTTTGGCTTCAAAGCGCAGAAATCATTCAAAATCAATTCAACCTTGAGTTCGAGTATATAACATCGAGTTTAATTTGTCAAGCACCAATTTTTAGGACATTTTCTCTTTGCGTATTCCAATGTGCAAAATACCGGGAAAATGCCAATTTTGACTGTGTCACGCCGTGAGAATTCGCGCCGTCAAAAGGTTCAATGGGACCATCCCGAGAGATTTTTGGGAATATGGTCGATCGATCGCCAAAGGAACAGCCGCTCTCTTTTCAAAGAGAGCGGCTGTGTGGTTGATATTGTCCGGCGCGCGGGGGAGCGGCCGTCGGTGAAGGTTATTCGCTGCGGGCGCCGAGGCGGAATGCAAACGTGCGCCCGTGTGTGGTGAGAGGGCGCTCAGCGCCGCTGGCTTTGTCCAGGGCGCTGCGGATATGGCCGAGGGTGATGTGGACGCATGGCTCTTCCAGCAGGGAGAAGTGGGTGCCTGGCGTTTCAATGACATCGATGCACTCCGCCATTCCCTCCCAGCCCAGCAGCTCGTCACGTCCAGACCGCCGGTACTGGAGATGCGCTCGCAGCAGCAGGAACTCGCCGGCGTAGGGCGTGGGATGGTATTTTGCCCGCGCTCGCTGTTCCGCGCGCTTGACTTTCAGGAAGACCTCCGGAAGCTCACGGCTGATCGGATTCTCGTTCGTCCACTTCCAGAGCTGCCCACGGGCCTGGATGAGCTTGCCGACAAGCTTGTGGGTGCGCGAACGCAGATAGGGCAGGCGATCGCCGGGGCGGCACGCGGAGAGGTTCTCCCGGTGGAACAGGACGGCGTATCGAGCGGCGCGACCGACCCGGCGCACTTTTGAGCCGGTTTGGCTGCCGGCGTCTTTCAGTCCCGGAGCGAGCGTGTCAAACACAATCAGACTGGCGACTTTCTGTCCCGAGGCGCGCAGCTGCCGGGCCATCTCGAACGCGACCAGGCCCCCGAAGGACAAGCCGCAAAGATGGTACGGACCTTGCGGCTGCACGGCGCGCATATGCTTGATATAGTAGGCCGCGAGCTCCTCCACCGATTCGTGCGGCTCGTCCACTCCGTTCATTCCGATCGGCTCAAAGGTGTATACCGGCTGGTCGTCGCCGATCAGCGTCGCCATGGTGCGATAGTAAAAGGCGCTTCCGCCTCCCACCGGGGCGCAGAATAGCGGCGGCAGGCTTCCCGAGGCTCGCAAGGCGATCAGCGGCGACCACGTGTGCGTCCCTTCGTCCTGGCTGCGCAGCAGATCGGCCATCGCATGGATCGTCGGCGCCCGCAGCATCTCCGCGAGTGTAAGAGACGCCGAGAACGCTTTGTTGACTTCGCTCAGCAGACGTATCGCCAGCAGCGAATGCCCGCCCAGATCGAAGAAGCTTGTGTAGGGGCTGACGCGGGCCAAGCCTAATACGTCACGCCAGATTGCGGCGAGATCCTCTTCAATCGGGGAGCCCGGCTCCTGAATCTCGTCCGTCTCTTCCGATTCCGTCCAGTCGATGGCGGGCAGGGCGCGCTTATCCACCTTGCCGCCCGGCGTTTTGGGCAGTGTATCCAGGATTACGAGCTTGGCGGGAACCATGTAAGAGGGCAGGCGCTCCTGGAGGTATGTCCGCAGCGCCTCTCCCGTCAGATCGCCGCCGGGCGCCGGCGCGGCGTAAACCGCGATCCGATGCTCATCGCCATCGACAACCGGCGCCAGCGCGGCGGCGTCGGCGACGCCCGGGTGCAGGGCCAGCGCGTTTTCGATTTCGCCAAGCTCGATCCGGAAGCCGCGAATTTTGATCTGATTGTCGCGCCTCCCCATGAACTCGATCTCGCCATCCGCCCGGTAGCGTCCCAGATCGCCCGAACGGTAGAGGCGGTCGCCGGAAACAAAGGGGCTAGAGAGGAACCGCTCCTCGGTTCGGGCGGCGTCATTGAGGTACCCGCGCGCCACGCCCGCGCCGCCGATGTAGATCTCGCCGGTGACGCCGCGTGGAACCGGTTGCTCCCATTCATCCAGCACATAAACGCGGACATTGGGAAGGGGATGACCGATCGGGATCTCGCTCGACTCGTCCGCCGTAATATCGCACGCGGTCGCCACGACGGTTCCTTCGGTCGGCCCATAGGTGTTGATGATCTGCACGGTCTGGCCGTAATACTTGCGCCATGTGGCGAGGCGGTCGGCGCGCGCTTTTTCGCCGCCGATCACGATCAGCCGCAGCGACGGCGGGATCGCGTCGGCGTGGTTCGACGCGGCGCGGGCCAGCTCGTGCCAGAACGCGGTCGGCAGACTCAGGAATGTCAGGCGCCATTCTCCGGCCAGTTTCCAGAAATCCGCCAGCGTATCGAGCATCTCGCGGGTGCGCACCACCAGTGTCGCTCCGATCGTGAGACAGGGGAAGATCTCCTCAATGCTCGTATCGAAGCAGATCGACGCGAATTGCAGCACGCGGTCCGTGGATTTCAATCCGTAGGTCTGAGCGGCGGCGCGGACATAATGCGTCAGCGAGGCGTGCGTGACGGCGACCCCCTTGGGGCGGCCCGTGGAGCCGGACGTGAACATGACGTAAGCGAGATCGTTTGGAGATGTCGCGGACTCGGGATTCCGGTCGTCCTGCTGGTTCAGCGGATTCGCTTTGTGGTCCAGCGGGACGATGCAGCCTTCAAATCCCGCCAGCCTTCCGGTGAGTGACTGCTGCGTGACGACCAGCGTCGCCGCCGCCGTCGCCAGGATCGTCTGAATACGTTCCGAGGGGAACGCCGTGTCCAGCGGGACGTAGGCTCCTCCGGATTTCAAAATGCCGAGCAGGGCGACGATAAGATCTGGAGCGCGCTCCATAAGGACGCCTACAGGAGCGTTAGGACCAATTCCATAGCTCTGCAACAGGTGCGCCGTTTGATTCGCCCGCGCGTTCAGCTGGGCGTAGGTCAGGGCGCATCCTGGAAACTCGACGGCGACGGTGTCGGGAGTGCGCCGCGCCTGCGCTTCAAAGAGCTCCTGAAGGCTGGAGGCCGCCGGGTAGTCGGCCTGCGCGCCGCTCCACTCCTCCAGCAGCTGCCGGCGCTCGGCGCCGCCGATCAGCGGCAGATCGGCGATCGGGATATCCGGATTTTCCAGAATGCCCTTCATGAGGATGCCCATCCGATCCGCCATGGCGGCGACGGTCTCGGGCCGGAAAAGGGCCGTGTTGTATTCGAAGCCGACAAGAAGGCCGCTTTCGACCTCGCTGGACGAAATGGTGAGGTCAAATTTCGACACGCCGCGATCCACGGCGAACGGGGTGGAGATGATATTCGCCAGCGTGAACGGCGCCGTCGCGCCCCGTCCAAACCCAAAAAGCACCTGAAAGACGGGGTTGTAGCTGAAGTTGCGCTCCGGGTTCATCTCCCGGAAGAGCTTTACATACGGCGCGTTTTGATGTTCGAAGGCGCCGAGGGTGGTGCTTCGGACTTCCCGCAGCATCTCCCGGAAGGTCGACTGCCCGGAAAATCCGGTCCGCAGGGCCAGGGTGTTCATGAAATAGCCGAGCAGGTTCTGCGTCTCGGCGCGATCTCGCCCGGAGATCGGGGTGCCGACGACGATGTCGTCCTGTCCGGTATGGCGGTAAAGCAGTGTCTTGACGCACGCCAGAACCGTCATGAACAGCGTCGCCTTTTCCTCCAGGCCGATGGCCTTCAAACGCGTCAATTCGCCGTGCGTCAGTACGTGGCGGCGCACGATCGCCCCTTCAAACGTCTGGGTGGTCGGACGTGGATAATCGATGGGAAGCTCCAGCAGCGCGGGCGCGCCCGCCAGCTTCCGCTTCCAATAATCCATCTCTTTTTGCAGGGTCTCGCCTTGCAGCGCGTCGCGCTGCCACACGGCGTAGTCGGCGTACTGGATGGGCATTTCGGGAAGCTGCGCGGGCTCACCGCGATGGTGGGCGTCGTACAGAGCAGACAGCTCCCGGAAAAGCACATCGCGCGACCAGCCGTCGGAGGCGATATGATGGGTCACAAGAATGAGCACGTTTTCCAGTGGGCTCAGGCGCAACAGCGTCGCCTTCAGGAGCCGGTCCACGCGCAGGTCGAAGGGGCGGCTGACTCGCTCGTAGACGAGTTTCGCGACCTCGGCTTCCCGGTCCGTCTCCGGCAGCGACCGCAAGTCGATCGTTTCCAGCATCGGCGGAACGTCGGCGTCGATGACCTGCACCGGATGGCCGTCGACCTCCATATACCGCGTGCGCAGAATCTCATGGCGCCGGACAAGGTCGACCAGAGTCGCGGACAGGGCGTCAATGTCCAGCTCGCCTTCGAGACGCATTGCGCGCGGAACGTTATAGGCCGACCCAGGCGTCATCTGGTGCTGCAGCCATAACAGCTCCTGCGTATACGAAAGCGGCGTGGCGGACTCGAGCGCTCGTCTTGGGATGGCGGCGTTGTCCGTCAGTCGATTTTGCTGCTTGAGACGCAGTTCGAGCAGGGCCCGCTTTGCGGGAGATAAATCTTGAATTTTCATTGAATAAACGAGCGCCCGATCGTCGGACGCGACCATCACAAAACGCCAATAAATGATAGGAAACCGCACGCGAAATAATAAGAGGGAAAGTACGCCATTATACTATAAGTTAAAGCCCCATTGCATAGACTGTGCCAAGCTGACGCCCAAACGTGAAAAATTATTAAAAATTTCTTATTGTGATATTTGCCCTTATCCCGCTGCTGTTCAGCATTATGCTCGCTTGTTAAGTGTGGTT from Capsulimonas corticalis harbors:
- a CDS encoding DUF1559 domain-containing protein; the encoded protein is MLKINQSRGFTLIELLVVIAIIAILAAILFPVFAKAREKARQISCLSNEKQLGLAMLQYVQDYDEIYPLIQRESDAGDWAKVSGSSSNDPVTWQWVVNPYVKNGSQVASANTGHFELTGGVWNCPDFPVQNASRQYGMNEAIGGDMSHFAWGNNIGVQYPSASLAQIVNPADKVLIVEKGYMGANGSASDFSDVRFSSVAWAWWDNNFDLSAPTRGDTDQGKWAIYPLASQMPRFRHTGTCNMVFCDGHVKSMKLGTFAGVSGWCKYIFGPAQENSPYGVSSWYPEAKNGIPNSGPSACDKWQ
- a CDS encoding LacI family DNA-binding transcriptional regulator — encoded protein: MKSVREENNRVTLKDVAKRVGVSYNAVSKVLNQTRSNTAVSESTRARILEVAAEMGYQPNILARSLLNRRTNITALYFDLLLHTDEPFTSSVIAGAERGCQAYGQSLLLYSRRPNQTAQEVHQQLVNGLVDGIVLAAYSDPVLLQLLENAHVPVAVYPYPTLSFPSVAADEMAGARAVMQHLKERGHTDIVYRAFPWIEESRSACFRAASEALGLRMTKVLAADASGNISREERELYHRPRADRPTAVVCWNDEFAYRLLDYLDDERIRVPDDLAVVGFDGSYTFPKPKRKLSTVFVPWNDMAYHAVSMVTEHEGRQSMEEHLTFPVELIVGHTT
- a CDS encoding glycoside hydrolase family 3 C-terminal domain-containing protein, producing the protein MTSFAPARSFLRFTLAAAALLAPVTLTHAQAISPYQDRTAPLEARVSDLFGKMTQDEKLSFLTGTGFTTQPILRLGVPAMAMADAGSGVRGGPDDTTGPATAFPCGVCVASSWDRDLIGRVGQAIGMEALNKGPGVEVMLGPAVNIHRSPLGGRNSEYMSEDPYLASQMVVPYILGMQSTGAGACVKHFACNNEEVDRGEVDVRVGDRALREIYLPAFEAAVREGHVWTIMSSYNRINGYHATANWYLLTEILKNEWGFDGLVMSDWGAVHATGEVVNAGNDLEMPGPGLVTHDKLAKALRAGTVRQEAIDDSVKRILRTVIRVGLLDGTRTPDAGVVDSPEHQRLAKEAAEKGMVLLKNEGGILPLDAAKLQSIAVIGPRAKNWQFASGGSPTVTPYFSVSGYQGIVNRAGDRVKINYASASDLGSGSAVVPESALSPDTDSKQHGLRGQYFDNTELKGKPVATRTDPQLQFQWDSSQRPKGIGETKFSVRWTGKLTAPATGSYTFALAADDGCRLVIDGKTIIDHWIDSGGAPVIGKIDLVAGRQYDIRVDYYQGAGGSLLRLNWILPGGAQFPDAIAAAKKSDVAIVFVGSQNEGEGSDRSSMALDGVQAELVHAVAAANKNTIVVLNNGAPVLMADWLPKVPGVVEAWLPGEEGGDALAAILFGDVNPSGKLTDTIAARREDYPDFGNFPGVKNVVHYDEGIYVGYRHFDKKQVAPIYPFGYGLSYTTFKYSNIKIATPELSSSGQVTVTADITNTGQRAGSEIAELYVHDPSPKIDKPVRELKGFAKIALQPGETKTATFTLTPRDLAYCDVAGKQWKADGGNYEVEVGASSRDLPLKTDLRLTSDWTQSVPGMGIPAPPMVKPSLATGKPVLASSIQSGEDTPPEYAVDGDSGTRWSSAPSDPQWIAVDLGAPTTVARVNIVWEAAYASAYDIQVSDDGQDWKTVYSTTKGQGDLETISFAPVKARWVRMLGKKRATQFGYSLYSFDVFGEKG
- a CDS encoding LacI family DNA-binding transcriptional regulator produces the protein MAKKGPTIKDVAAHAGVSVMAVSRVCNPNGAGQVSEAMRRKVMEAIETLGYRPDTLAQSLRRRRSDTVGFYSNYHGAFVSDDEFGRSIFTGLQDASTELEQDLLIFTVPETPQAPSKIVHELSTSKVDGVIFLPRAGDEELAKLLIASHQNVIAIGEAISGMTSVTAQDIDGSRRLAEHLHSRGHRHVMYRQCGYGLVSGERRAASFRAAADALGMQVTGTRTSSIMDDLDDEERERIRTAQDSNLTAIVGWRDMSAVKAVVYCREIGLRIPTEMAVAGFDALTPFLCPPEINLTTIEVDWARIAKRAVGYVVNGGDFSGPGEPGDVVVHRDGAVEIAIDCPLVIGNTT
- a CDS encoding LacI family DNA-binding transcriptional regulator, whose product is MGKKAPTLKDVAQRAGVSRMAVSAVINNMQSTVRVAPATRERIFEAMAELRYQPNVTARSLRRQQTDTIGFYNGHGYIDMRDPFAPSVFQGLQSAASSFSNHLLLYNGFHLKEQDAVRHKLLSSKADGVVIWPAPGDEALVASLAGTDKPLIQFAEAYPGLPAVVTDDYRGAHALAAHLAERGRTNILFRRGVAPLRSEVDRYQAFADAAGEFGLSLTTTMPADRFDHLTDQEKELIRRGSPAGPFSAVACWHDASAMQVMRHCLREGIQVPDDIALAGIDGFAWREFPPERPLTTVVIDWSLLAHQCVELLIERVHGREIPDRTIVPGRLRIGATT